The window GATTATTCCAATAATAACTGCAGCGATTGGGTAGTAAGTCATGTATATTATCGCGGAGGTTATGGCGCCGGGACCCACGAGGAGGGGAGTAACTATTGGAACCAATATATAATCATCCGGATTTATTGGGACAGTGCTGGATGTTCCGCCCCTCAATATATCTATTGCTACTATGAGTAATATTATGCCGCCCGCTATCTTGAAGTCATTTATATTGATGCCGAAGATTGAAAAAATATAGGGCCCCACTAATGCAAACACCAATAATATAACAGGCACCGCCACCCCTATTAACCTACTTATCTTAGTTATTCTCCTCTCGTAATCCGGCACATTAAATAGAAGGGGCACCGCGCCTATGGGATCTATGACTGCGAATAACTGAGTGGCCACAGAAATCGTGGCTATCGCTAATTGGTACGCATCAACCATAAAAACAANAAGATAATAGAGAATAAAAATAATGCCACAATGATCCCATGCCTCGATGCAGCTATATAATGCTCAGGNGCTCGTTTAGATCCTTTACCACATAATCGGGCTGGGGCGTTGGCGTGATGTTATCCCTATTCACGAATGCCATCCTTATTTGACTTAACTTGCTTCCAATTATGTCCTCCGTTAATCCGCTGACTATTNATGCCTCCTCCTTATTTACGCCGGCCTTATTTATGGCTACGTTGAATATCTTGATGCTGGGCTTACCTATTCTAGTTAAGTCGGAGCTTATCACGCCCCTGAAGAACCTTAATATGTCATGCTTAAGCAATATCTTCTTTGCAATGTCGTTATCCANATTAGTTAAAACATAGAGGTCAAGGGCCTTATTCGATAATGACGT of the Thermocladium sp. ECH_B genome contains:
- a CDS encoding antibiotic resistance protein MarC produces the protein MVDAYQLAIATISVATQLFAVIDPIGAVPLLFNVPDYERRITKISRLIGVAVPVILLVFALVGPYIFSIFGININDFKIAGGIILLIVAIDILRGGTSSTVPINPDDYILVPIVTPLLVGPGAITSAIIYMTYYPIAAVIIGIIVSSFFTYLTVRYSLLLVRVMGQSMLKMIGRFFSLIIASWAVQLIIEGITHFV